The following are encoded together in the Kineosporiaceae bacterium genome:
- a CDS encoding VTT domain-containing protein, which yields MLGQSLALGPSWLNPDTLLDALGAWALWGATAIIFAECGLLIGFFLPGDSLLFTVGMLISTGVIHHSLWLACLVLTVAAFVGNVVGYQIGVVSGPAVFKKQDSRLFRKEYVDKTVEFFDRYGNRAIVLARFVPIVRTFITVMAGVGKMDRKRYFLYSGIGAVLWACGVTLLGAALGQVEFVRTNIEVILLAIVGVSVIPVAVEVLRERAKSRRAA from the coding sequence ATGCTCGGTCAGTCCCTCGCCCTCGGCCCGTCGTGGCTGAACCCCGACACCTTGCTCGACGCCTTGGGTGCCTGGGCGTTGTGGGGTGCCACGGCGATCATCTTCGCCGAGTGTGGCCTGCTCATCGGCTTCTTCCTGCCGGGCGACTCGCTGTTGTTCACCGTGGGCATGCTGATCAGCACGGGGGTCATCCACCACTCGTTGTGGCTGGCCTGCCTGGTGCTCACCGTGGCGGCGTTCGTGGGCAACGTGGTGGGCTATCAGATCGGCGTCGTCTCCGGGCCGGCGGTCTTCAAGAAACAGGACTCGCGGCTGTTCCGGAAGGAGTACGTCGACAAGACCGTCGAGTTCTTCGACCGCTATGGCAACCGGGCCATCGTGCTGGCGCGCTTCGTGCCGATCGTGCGCACCTTCATCACGGTGATGGCCGGCGTCGGCAAGATGGACCGGAAACGCTACTTCCTCTACAGCGGCATCGGTGCGGTGCTCTGGGCCTGCGGGGTGACCCTGCTGGGCGCGGCCCTGGGACAGGTGGAGTTCGTCCGTACCAACATCGAGGTCATTCTGTTGGCGATCGTCGGCGTCTCCGTGATCCCGGTGGCCGTCGAGGTCCTCCGCGAACGCGCCAAGTCCCGCCGCGCCGCCTGA